In the genome of Bacteroidota bacterium, one region contains:
- a CDS encoding M4 family metallopeptidase — protein MKHYISEWTTSVRKQTIKKTVFSLFTVVALQYSLQAQTTPKLQDPSNTFIVNKALDIDAGGGVIYFKDHELLQGQLFSQYFSITGLGAYDSMHLVETTHDSILADENSPTPNLTHNLYQQYYKGVPVEGALYTEHYEAIDGNVLSTSGFVVENLNLSVTPQVSESAALAIAKSYKEIEHLFQETAVGKLIIIPKTGVSEITAEDYVLAWQFTLIADTPHCNTNVYIDATTGSFIKEINNMHADNFNHLYYGRYWDLDTYEIASWLFASNYYLFANDNGRNIYTNKDYGLNYKTGAWDIKGMPMNSGSTSWHSNEQEATSSHYSATKAWDFFKNNPFNRNGISGWGNHIRVLSSYGFTDNLYESVGNEDYILVGTTGGSRLATHDLIGHEFTHGIINRTRPLPTERTSGAINESFADIFGFMVERYVFGSVQNWTIGEAVSTYRNMQFPTTTAIPSASYYLDNYWVTQNMTTVPTPSNDYVGIHKNSGVQNKWFYLLSMGGSQPIYINNVLQPTRTVSGIGIDKAARIAYYAMTNLTNYNAAKNTTFDAVRANTITAAKILYGYCSNEYIQTCRAWYAVNVGTSCDPCLIVPNWYSRNFPYQQVGDLMGTGLKERENQISNLRVFPNPASNKVKIVVEETNADLGNNQYDINIVTVDGKLVYSQTYNSLNNVELDIANLQAGVYFVQVKTATWTKNSKFVKQ, from the coding sequence ATGAAACATTATATTTCTGAATGGACTACGTCCGTTCGCAAACAAACAATCAAAAAAACAGTATTCTCCCTGTTTACAGTTGTGGCTTTACAATACAGTTTACAAGCCCAAACAACTCCGAAATTACAAGACCCAAGCAATACATTTATTGTAAACAAAGCCCTTGACATAGATGCAGGTGGAGGGGTTATTTACTTCAAAGACCATGAACTATTACAAGGTCAATTATTTTCCCAATACTTTAGTATTACTGGTTTAGGTGCTTACGATTCTATGCACTTAGTAGAAACAACCCATGATTCTATTTTAGCAGATGAAAACAGCCCTACACCTAATTTAACCCATAACCTATACCAACAATACTATAAAGGTGTGCCAGTAGAGGGTGCATTGTATACCGAACATTATGAAGCCATTGATGGCAATGTACTTTCAACAAGTGGTTTTGTAGTAGAAAACTTAAATTTAAGTGTAACACCTCAAGTAAGTGAATCAGCAGCTTTAGCTATTGCCAAATCTTACAAAGAGATTGAGCATTTATTTCAAGAAACTGCGGTAGGAAAATTAATTATTATTCCAAAAACAGGGGTATCAGAAATTACTGCGGAAGACTATGTGTTGGCATGGCAGTTTACTTTAATTGCTGATACACCTCATTGCAATACCAATGTTTATATTGATGCCACCACTGGCAGTTTTATCAAAGAAATAAACAATATGCATGCAGATAACTTTAACCACCTGTACTATGGGCGTTATTGGGATTTGGATACCTATGAAATAGCTAGCTGGCTCTTTGCAAGTAACTATTACTTATTTGCCAACGACAATGGGCGAAATATTTATACAAATAAAGATTATGGTCTTAACTATAAGACTGGTGCATGGGATATAAAAGGTATGCCTATGAATTCAGGTTCTACTTCATGGCATAGTAATGAGCAAGAAGCAACCTCCTCGCATTATTCTGCCACCAAAGCATGGGATTTTTTTAAAAACAACCCTTTTAACAGAAACGGTATAAGTGGTTGGGGTAACCATATTAGGGTTCTTTCTAGTTATGGATTTACAGATAATTTATATGAATCAGTAGGCAATGAAGATTATATTTTAGTGGGAACAACTGGAGGTAGCAGATTAGCCACCCATGATTTAATAGGGCATGAATTTACGCATGGTATTATTAATAGAACAAGACCATTGCCAACAGAAAGAACATCAGGAGCAATCAATGAATCATTTGCTGATATTTTTGGTTTTATGGTGGAGCGTTATGTATTTGGAAGTGTGCAAAACTGGACAATTGGGGAAGCGGTATCTACTTACAGAAATATGCAGTTTCCTACTACTACTGCCATACCAAGCGCATCTTATTATTTAGACAATTACTGGGTAACTCAAAATATGACTACTGTACCTACTCCAAGCAATGATTATGTAGGTATTCATAAAAACAGTGGGGTGCAAAACAAATGGTTTTATTTATTGAGTATGGGTGGTAGCCAACCTATTTATATTAATAATGTATTGCAGCCAACTAGAACGGTGAGCGGCATTGGTATTGACAAAGCAGCCCGCATTGCCTATTACGCCATGACCAATTTAACCAATTACAATGCAGCCAAAAACACTACTTTCGATGCGGTAAGAGCTAACACCATAACAGCAGCCAAAATATTATACGGCTATTGCAGCAATGAGTATATACAAACTTGCAGAGCATGGTATGCTGTTAATGTAGGTACAAGTTGTGACCCTTGTTTAATTGTTCCCAATTGGTATAGCCGTAACTTTCCTTACCAACAAGTTGGCGATTTAATGGGTACAGGTTTAAAAGAAAGAGAAAATCAAATAAGTAACTTGAGGGTATTTCCTAACCCTGCAAGCAATAAGGTAAAAATTGTGGTAGAAGAAACCAATGCAGATTTAGGGAATAACCAGTATGACATTAACATAGTAACAGTGGACGGGAAATTGGTTTATAGTCAAACGTATAATAGCTTAAATAATGTAGAATTAGATATAGCCAATTTACAGGCTGGGGTGTATTTTGTACAGGTAAAAACCGCTACATGGACAAAAAACAGTAAGTTTGTTAAGCAATAA
- a CDS encoding recombinase family protein: protein MIKKAALMARVSSDEQAKGYSLDVQLDSLNKYCERNTIAIAKVFKEDYSAKTFDRPAFKEFITYLKKNKGAIDVLLFTSWDRFSRNTAEAYMMISELKKLGVQAQAIEQPLDMAIPENKALLAFYLALPEIDNDRRSIKINGGIRGARKQGRITCSAPRGYSNKRDEQNKPIIVPNEEAAPIAKAFREIAKGVAMPIIKEQLKEQGVIVSRTQLYVMFRNPMYYGYIKVPAGENENEYLTKAVHEPIISEDVFNQVQNRLYKRRIETNKHSVITQKDELPLRGILVCNHCGGHITGSASRSRTGKRHFYYHCNSCKKQRYKADLANEAMEKILADFKFSTDIQNLYQALLKDTIGINTNRDVKKIKDLKEQISQQETRLQNLQDMLVDNKITHSDYANMRKKYEELKSDLVQQLDTLQQNDTLLIQKIEKSIKWVSNLENIYQTCDVRGKGLLLGSIFPEKLSFDGFKCRTTKVNEFVRQTLNIDKGFKGTKKRQLSNNLELSCLVEATGFEPVTLCL from the coding sequence ATGATAAAGAAAGCGGCATTAATGGCGAGGGTTTCGAGTGATGAACAAGCCAAAGGATATTCATTAGATGTACAATTAGATAGCTTAAACAAGTATTGTGAACGCAATACAATAGCCATTGCCAAAGTGTTTAAAGAGGACTATTCCGCTAAAACATTTGACAGACCCGCTTTCAAGGAATTTATTACTTATTTAAAAAAGAATAAGGGTGCAATTGATGTACTCTTATTCACCTCATGGGATAGGTTCTCTCGCAATACTGCCGAGGCTTATATGATGATTAGTGAGTTAAAAAAGCTAGGAGTACAAGCACAAGCCATTGAACAACCCCTTGATATGGCTATACCCGAAAATAAAGCCCTTTTAGCTTTCTACTTAGCACTACCCGAAATTGACAATGACAGGCGTTCTATTAAAATAAACGGAGGTATCAGAGGCGCGAGAAAACAAGGGCGTATTACTTGTTCTGCACCTAGAGGGTATTCAAACAAAAGGGATGAACAGAACAAGCCTATTATTGTTCCTAATGAGGAAGCTGCACCCATTGCCAAAGCTTTTAGAGAAATAGCCAAAGGAGTGGCTATGCCAATAATAAAAGAACAGTTAAAAGAGCAAGGAGTAATTGTATCAAGAACGCAACTTTATGTAATGTTTCGTAACCCAATGTATTATGGTTATATAAAAGTCCCCGCAGGAGAAAATGAAAACGAATACCTTACAAAAGCAGTACACGAGCCTATCATATCAGAGGACGTATTTAACCAAGTACAAAACAGATTATACAAAAGGAGAATTGAAACCAATAAGCATAGTGTAATAACTCAAAAGGATGAATTACCATTAAGGGGTATTTTAGTTTGTAACCATTGCGGAGGTCATATTACAGGTAGTGCTTCACGAAGCAGAACAGGTAAAAGACATTTTTATTACCATTGTAATAGCTGCAAAAAACAAAGGTACAAAGCCGATTTAGCCAATGAAGCAATGGAGAAAATTTTAGCAGACTTTAAATTTTCAACTGACATACAAAATTTATATCAGGCATTACTCAAAGATACCATAGGTATCAATACCAATAGAGATGTAAAGAAAATAAAGGATTTAAAGGAGCAAATTAGTCAACAAGAAACACGTTTACAGAACTTACAAGATATGTTAGTAGATAACAAAATAACCCATTCGGATTATGCTAACATGAGAAAGAAATATGAGGAACTAAAAAGCGATTTAGTACAGCAACTTGATACGCTGCAACAAAACGATACTTTGCTAATTCAGAAAATAGAAAAATCAATCAAATGGGTATCGAATCTTGAAAATATCTATCAAACCTGCGATGTAAGGGGTAAAGGGCTTTTATTAGGTTCGATATTCCCCGAAAAGTTGAGTTTTGATGGTTTTAAATGTCGAACCACAAAAGTAAATGAATTTGTGAGGCAAACACTCAATATTGACAAGGGTTTCAAAGGGACAAAAAAAAGACAACTCTCAAATAATTTGGAGTTGTCCTGTCTGGTGGAGGCAACAGGATTCGAACCTGTGACCCTCTGCTTGTAA
- a CDS encoding tyrosine-type recombinase/integrase, giving the protein MNQLSVFKNTKVGIKIVLYTSKKNKQNLSPIMLRLTADGKQKYISLKLQIEENDWDFKNSKVKSSHTNSNEYNAIIANAYNDAEQNYLKLFNKVESSLSNVQNAIRVKADKKTVEDVIKDRVKHFEKLSKFSSAEILSYTLVIMSRPLRECKIDKISEDWVKKFIENITTQYNFKGNGVSIYLRSLKACFRDYYGKESHLVSEYFKFSKLTSTDTPKRAITTDRIKKSVDLKFEADTNLNKRGLGIYQQELSLAALERSRNVFILSILLNGINFKDLALLKKTDVIDGRIEWCRNKTGSIHTVVITDTIKKLLDKLKTDNEMLLPIITDTKYINNFETKAFYVYYKTKLKRHNANLKKLGKLIEIDTPLTTYVGRHSFATMLNDNSVSLSVIQQALGHSNIKTTQAYLSKIDNTRMDEATNKITELIGM; this is encoded by the coding sequence ATGAACCAATTATCGGTATTTAAAAACACAAAAGTAGGGATTAAAATAGTCCTCTACACAAGCAAGAAAAACAAGCAGAACCTTTCACCAATAATGCTTCGTTTAACTGCTGATGGAAAACAAAAATATATTTCCTTAAAACTACAAATTGAAGAAAACGATTGGGACTTTAAAAATTCTAAAGTAAAAAGTTCACACACTAATTCAAATGAATACAATGCAATTATAGCCAACGCCTATAATGATGCCGAACAGAACTATTTAAAGTTATTTAATAAAGTAGAATCAAGTTTATCAAATGTTCAAAATGCAATAAGAGTAAAAGCAGATAAAAAAACGGTAGAAGATGTAATTAAAGATAGAGTAAAACATTTTGAAAAACTATCAAAATTTAGTTCAGCAGAAATATTGAGTTACACCCTGGTAATAATGTCTAGACCATTGAGAGAATGTAAAATTGATAAAATAAGCGAAGATTGGGTAAAGAAATTTATAGAAAACATAACAACACAATATAATTTTAAAGGTAATGGTGTTTCAATCTATTTACGTTCTCTTAAAGCGTGTTTTCGTGACTACTATGGAAAAGAATCTCACTTAGTTAGTGAATACTTTAAATTTAGTAAATTAACTTCCACAGATACACCAAAACGAGCCATTACAACTGATAGAATAAAGAAATCTGTTGATTTAAAATTTGAAGCTGATACCAATTTAAATAAAAGAGGTTTAGGAATATATCAGCAAGAACTTTCATTAGCGGCTTTAGAGCGTTCAAGAAATGTTTTTATTCTATCTATATTATTAAATGGAATAAATTTTAAAGATTTAGCATTACTCAAAAAAACAGATGTTATTGATGGCAGAATAGAATGGTGCAGAAATAAAACCGGTTCAATTCATACAGTAGTAATAACAGATACGATAAAAAAATTATTAGACAAATTAAAAACTGATAATGAAATGTTGTTGCCAATTATTACTGATACAAAATATATAAATAACTTTGAAACTAAGGCATTTTACGTTTACTATAAAACTAAACTCAAAAGGCATAATGCTAATTTAAAAAAGTTAGGTAAATTAATTGAAATAGATACACCACTTACAACTTATGTAGGTCGTCATTCATTTGCTACTATGTTAAATGATAATTCGGTGAGTTTATCTGTTATACAACAAGCCTTAGGCCATTCAAATATAAAAACAACACAAGCATATCTATCAAAAATTGATAATACTAGAATGGACGAAGCAACAAATAAAATAACCGAGTTGATTGGAATGTAA
- a CDS encoding AsmA-like C-terminal region-containing protein codes for MLITAAGAYLINNKKILTAFVLEKINKNLTAELQIEGSDVTIFKNFPNISLDLIGVSINENNKTLFKANHVYLGFNIEDIINKKYHIQVIKIDSGLANLAIDENGVSNFDIVKKTEATGSGSSDTTQFLLELAQVNMENFELKFQNKQSKQITHCFIHEANFKGKLSADVFELQISSKAMVYKISNDGLNFIKDKNTEIEARIKIDNTKKTYAFTDAKLKIDELDLLLNGRLKETEKGNDIRMDFNAKKISITSLLSILPIQLPAEVLAYKTSGNVYFKGGINGLISATGMPNIKASFGISNGKLNNEKLNIALNNISLVGEFNNGAKQTMETSTLTLRNIKAQLLNDQLSGDIIIHNLSKPQLDLSLNGNLNLENVFKLLPNKSIEKISGSVVFDTKIKANLQETDASRIWKQAGNYGKFDLTLNELKLTGLDKTISNLKANFALNGANLQVENCSLNLNQTDVSIKGNLMNFLGYLFTANETLNAEISYKSNYVDLAHVVFLPTNNNKDNKEKTNTVASKYNLPKNIKLTLTASITKLKYNQFTASNVETKLQILPMQIIIENTRFNAFNGTLSLQAKIVNSAQGNYFIESKFDIKNINLTEAFKQCDNFGQNNITHQNISGTYSGSIDMASVWDENLNCKKDKILAFVKVQIKNGQLINYKPMEALSKYISLSDLQNLKFADLNNTLEIKDQTILIPKMQIDNNALNITLSGSQNFDNFLDYNLKLNLTELLKKKLKPKDNAFGEEDEKTKGINLFLNMRGPIDQLKITYNKTDVKTNIKENIKKEGQSIKELIKKEFGTPTDNKNTDKPKEKSNDNDDLEFEQE; via the coding sequence ATGCTCATAACGGCTGCCGGAGCGTATTTAATCAATAACAAAAAAATACTGACTGCTTTTGTACTGGAAAAAATCAATAAAAACTTAACGGCCGAATTACAAATAGAAGGCAGTGATGTAACCATATTCAAAAACTTTCCCAATATTAGTTTGGATTTAATTGGTGTATCCATTAATGAAAACAACAAAACCCTGTTTAAGGCTAACCATGTGTATTTAGGCTTTAATATTGAAGACATTATTAATAAAAAATACCATATACAAGTTATTAAAATAGATAGTGGTTTAGCCAACCTGGCTATTGATGAAAACGGAGTTTCTAATTTCGATATTGTTAAAAAAACAGAAGCTACCGGAAGTGGAAGTAGTGATACCACTCAATTTTTATTGGAATTAGCCCAGGTAAATATGGAGAATTTTGAACTGAAGTTTCAAAACAAACAAAGCAAGCAAATAACCCATTGTTTTATTCACGAAGCCAATTTTAAAGGAAAACTAAGTGCCGATGTTTTTGAGCTACAAATAAGCTCCAAGGCTATGGTGTATAAAATAAGCAATGATGGACTTAATTTTATAAAAGATAAAAACACCGAGATAGAAGCCCGCATCAAGATAGACAATACAAAAAAAACGTATGCATTTACCGATGCTAAGCTAAAAATAGATGAACTGGACTTACTGTTAAACGGTCGTTTAAAAGAAACCGAAAAAGGCAATGATATAAGAATGGATTTCAATGCAAAAAAAATAAGCATTACCTCACTCCTATCCATTTTACCTATTCAATTACCTGCAGAGGTATTGGCTTATAAAACGAGTGGCAATGTATATTTTAAAGGTGGTATTAACGGACTGATATCAGCTACCGGTATGCCAAACATAAAGGCAAGCTTTGGTATAAGCAATGGCAAGCTGAACAACGAAAAGTTAAACATAGCCTTAAACAATATTTCGCTGGTAGGTGAGTTTAACAACGGTGCTAAACAAACCATGGAAACAAGCACCTTAACTTTAAGAAACATAAAAGCGCAATTACTCAACGACCAGTTAAGTGGCGATATAATCATTCATAACCTGAGCAAACCACAATTGGACCTCAGCTTAAACGGCAACTTAAATTTAGAAAATGTATTTAAGCTGTTACCTAACAAGAGCATTGAAAAAATTAGTGGCTCTGTTGTTTTCGACACCAAAATAAAAGCCAACTTACAAGAGACTGATGCCAGCAGAATATGGAAACAAGCAGGCAACTATGGTAAATTTGATTTAACCTTAAATGAATTAAAGCTAACCGGTCTTGATAAAACCATTAGTAACTTAAAAGCCAATTTTGCTTTAAACGGAGCTAACTTACAGGTAGAAAACTGCTCGCTTAATTTAAACCAGACTGATGTAAGTATAAAAGGAAATTTAATGAATTTCTTGGGTTATTTATTTACAGCCAACGAAACACTGAATGCAGAGATTAGCTACAAAAGCAACTATGTTGATTTAGCCCACGTGGTGTTTTTACCCACCAATAATAACAAGGATAACAAAGAGAAAACCAACACCGTTGCCAGTAAATACAACTTGCCTAAAAACATTAAACTAACGCTTACAGCCAGCATTACTAAACTTAAATACAATCAGTTTACGGCTAGTAACGTAGAAACAAAATTGCAAATTTTGCCCATGCAAATAATTATAGAAAACACAAGGTTTAATGCCTTTAACGGCACACTTAGCTTGCAAGCAAAAATTGTAAATAGCGCACAGGGCAACTATTTTATTGAAAGCAAATTTGATATAAAAAATATAAACTTAACTGAAGCTTTTAAACAATGTGATAACTTTGGGCAAAACAATATTACCCATCAAAACATAAGTGGAACTTACAGCGGAAGCATTGATATGGCCAGCGTTTGGGATGAAAACCTAAACTGCAAAAAGGATAAAATTTTAGCTTTTGTAAAAGTACAAATAAAAAATGGGCAGCTAATTAATTACAAACCAATGGAAGCGCTGAGCAAATACATAAGCCTTTCTGATTTGCAAAATTTAAAATTTGCCGACTTAAACAATACGCTGGAAATAAAAGACCAAACCATTTTGATACCTAAAATGCAAATTGATAACAATGCATTGAACATAACCTTAAGTGGCAGTCAAAACTTCGATAATTTTTTAGATTATAATTTAAAACTTAATTTAACCGAGTTATTAAAGAAAAAACTTAAGCCTAAAGACAATGCTTTTGGCGAAGAGGATGAGAAAACAAAAGGAATTAATTTGTTTCTGAATATGCGCGGACCTATTGACCAGTTAAAAATTACGTACAACAAAACGGATGTTAAAACCAATATAAAAGAGAATATAAAAAAAGAGGGACAGAGTATAAAGGAATTAATTAAAAAAGAATTTGGCACTCCTACCGACAATAAAAACACCGACAAACCAAAAGAAAAAAGCAATGACAATGATGACCTTGAATTTGAACAAGAATAA
- a CDS encoding outer membrane beta-barrel protein encodes MMTLNLNKNKALLLTLFIASTYIAQAQKNTVSKYNFYATLGAVFNGSINSSSSSEMANQGQTYKQYQDSVTKLETWRLTFSVSAGIIYKLNRDLSLQAGLSYLVLGHQRQLNNLKYLDATYPGIGSGLGNGRVIDQTNTERSIDLNYRYQYLQIPIMFNYQFDARHSHKLNTSIGLGLGINTLLKHDINAVLSKGYTIDSEKEFFIDSTGYKASTFTANLLVGMRFDYNYTKDLKFMCQPQLAYYPASVSSNQMEANPWYFNFNVGIIYTLDNLSK; translated from the coding sequence ATGATGACCTTGAATTTGAACAAGAATAAAGCCCTTTTACTCACATTATTTATAGCCAGTACCTATATAGCGCAAGCACAAAAAAACACCGTAAGCAAATACAATTTTTATGCTACCCTTGGCGCTGTATTCAATGGTTCTATTAACTCTTCAAGCAGCAGTGAAATGGCTAACCAGGGACAAACCTATAAACAATACCAGGACTCTGTAACCAAACTGGAAACATGGCGCTTAACCTTCAGCGTTTCAGCCGGTATTATTTATAAACTGAATCGTGATTTATCGTTACAGGCAGGATTAAGTTACCTGGTATTGGGCCATCAAAGACAATTAAACAATTTAAAATATTTAGATGCTACTTATCCGGGTATAGGAAGTGGTTTAGGTAATGGCCGCGTTATAGACCAAACCAATACAGAACGTAGTATTGATTTAAACTACCGTTACCAATACCTGCAAATTCCTATTATGTTTAACTACCAGTTTGATGCACGCCATTCGCATAAATTAAATACATCAATTGGTTTAGGTTTAGGTATCAATACGCTGTTAAAACACGACATCAATGCAGTATTAAGTAAAGGCTATACCATTGATTCGGAAAAGGAGTTTTTTATTGACAGCACAGGTTACAAAGCCAGTACTTTTACGGCCAATTTATTAGTAGGTATGCGTTTCGATTACAACTATACCAAAGACTTAAAATTTATGTGTCAGCCACAACTGGCTTATTACCCGGCTTCGGTTAGCAGTAATCAAATGGAAGCAAATCCTTGGTACTTTAATTTTAACGTAGGTATTATTTATACGCTTGATAATTTAAGTAAGTGA
- a CDS encoding NUDIX domain-containing protein produces the protein MINRLNIRVYGLLLNDQQEILVVDEQINDFKFTKFPGGGLELGEGIADCLQREFMEECELAIQVDKHFYTTDFFQVSAFRPTDQLISIYYWVNPQNKPFHINLNTITLNLDGKIEILQFKWIKLADLDENIFTFPIDKLVCSMLKKM, from the coding sequence GTGATTAACCGCTTAAACATACGTGTTTATGGCCTTTTGCTCAATGACCAGCAGGAAATACTGGTTGTTGACGAACAAATAAATGATTTTAAATTTACCAAATTCCCGGGCGGAGGATTAGAGTTAGGCGAAGGTATTGCAGATTGTTTACAAAGGGAATTTATGGAAGAGTGTGAGTTGGCTATCCAAGTCGACAAGCATTTTTATACCACCGATTTTTTTCAGGTAAGTGCTTTCAGACCCACTGATCAGCTAATATCTATTTATTATTGGGTAAACCCGCAAAACAAACCTTTTCATATCAATCTCAACACCATTACTTTAAACCTGGATGGCAAAATAGAAATACTCCAGTTTAAATGGATAAAGCTGGCTGATTTAGATGAAAACATTTTCACTTTCCCAATAGATAAGCTAGTTTGCAGTATGTTAAAAAAAATGTAA
- a CDS encoding DUF3127 domain-containing protein → MDLKGKILQSLPLVTGQGKNGPWRKQEFLIETLDQYPKKVLFSLWSDKIDQNPFSIGQDVVVSFDAESREYNGRYYTELRAWKVSAGGPANSNPAPQNTNTNDDIPVGMSFSNDDNASDDLPF, encoded by the coding sequence ATGGATTTAAAAGGAAAAATATTGCAATCATTGCCTTTAGTTACTGGGCAAGGCAAAAATGGCCCATGGCGTAAACAAGAATTTTTAATAGAAACATTAGATCAATATCCTAAAAAAGTACTTTTTAGTTTATGGTCAGATAAAATTGATCAAAACCCATTTAGTATAGGTCAGGACGTTGTTGTTTCATTCGATGCAGAGTCGAGAGAATACAATGGCCGTTATTATACTGAATTACGTGCATGGAAAGTAAGTGCAGGTGGTCCTGCTAACAGCAACCCGGCACCACAAAACACAAATACCAACGATGATATTCCGGTAGGTATGTCGTTTAGCAACGATGATAACGCAAGTGATGATTTACCTTTCTAA
- a CDS encoding geranylgeranyl reductase family protein — MKPNDIVIIGAGPAGCSTSLFLAKHKIPHTIIDKAVFPRDKVCGDALSGKVVYVMKQLNNSMIYDYNNNPNQFLPSWGVKFVAPNGKSIDIPFKSDVSKETHAPGFISKRMDFDASLFNQLDKEYATVIEGAEVKEIVKHSDGIDIEYVKDNLTHTIQNIKLVVGAEGDRSIVAKKLANIKKENDHYCAGIRAYYTGVTELHNQNFIELHFLEELLPGYFWIFPLPNGQANVGAGMLSSSVSAKNVNLKKDMLRAIANNPKIKHRFANAELVSPIQGWGLPLGSKKRVISGDNFLLTGDAASLIDPFTGEGIGNAMYSGMLAAAQIKNCIAQNNFTAQYNQAYDTAFYDRQWDELKLSHTMQKLCKYPWLFNFVVNKAHKNKALRETISCMFEDLDLRAKLRNPLFYVKLLIND, encoded by the coding sequence ATGAAACCAAACGATATAGTAATTATTGGAGCAGGACCTGCAGGCTGTAGCACTTCTCTTTTCCTTGCCAAACATAAAATACCCCATACCATAATAGATAAAGCTGTTTTCCCGCGCGATAAAGTGTGTGGCGATGCCTTAAGCGGCAAAGTTGTTTACGTAATGAAACAACTTAACAATAGTATGATTTATGATTACAACAATAATCCCAACCAGTTTTTACCTAGCTGGGGAGTAAAATTTGTAGCACCCAATGGCAAGTCTATTGATATTCCTTTTAAGTCGGATGTAAGCAAAGAAACGCATGCGCCTGGTTTTATCAGTAAGCGTATGGATTTTGATGCAAGCTTATTTAATCAGTTGGATAAAGAATATGCTACTGTTATTGAAGGAGCAGAAGTAAAAGAAATAGTAAAACACAGCGATGGTATTGATATAGAATATGTAAAGGATAACTTAACCCATACTATACAAAACATAAAACTAGTTGTTGGTGCAGAAGGCGACAGATCGATAGTAGCGAAGAAACTAGCCAATATAAAAAAAGAGAATGACCATTATTGTGCAGGTATCAGGGCGTATTACACAGGTGTAACGGAACTGCATAATCAAAACTTTATTGAGTTGCATTTTTTAGAAGAATTGCTTCCCGGTTATTTCTGGATTTTCCCTTTACCTAACGGACAAGCCAATGTAGGAGCTGGTATGTTAAGCTCATCGGTAAGTGCTAAAAATGTAAATTTAAAAAAGGATATGTTACGCGCCATTGCCAACAATCCGAAAATAAAGCACCGTTTTGCCAATGCTGAATTGGTAAGCCCTATACAAGGCTGGGGATTGCCTTTAGGCAGTAAGAAACGCGTAATCAGTGGCGATAACTTTTTACTGACAGGCGATGCTGCCAGCTTAATCGACCCTTTTACTGGTGAAGGTATTGGCAACGCCATGTATAGTGGCATGTTAGCCGCAGCACAAATTAAAAACTGTATAGCACAAAATAATTTTACTGCTCAATATAACCAGGCTTACGATACTGCTTTTTACGACAGGCAATGGGATGAATTAAAGTTAAGCCATACCATGCAAAAGTTATGTAAATATCCGTGGCTGTTTAATTTTGTAGTGAACAAAGCCCATAAAAACAAAGCCTTGCGCGAAACCATCAGCTGTATGTTTGAAGATTTGGACTTGCGTGCAAAACTTCGCAATCCGCTGTTTTACGTAAAGCTGCTCATTAACGATTAA
- a CDS encoding translation initiation factor, translating to MSNKNKKVNGVVFSTDNNFNYDFEQEEAAETLPNNQQDLRIHLDKKNRAGKAVSVVKGFIGTADDLNELGSKLKKLCGVGGSVKEGEILIQGDFRDKILAYLMKENYKVKKAGG from the coding sequence ATGAGCAATAAAAACAAAAAAGTAAATGGTGTGGTATTTAGTACCGATAATAATTTTAACTACGATTTTGAGCAAGAGGAAGCTGCAGAAACATTGCCTAATAACCAACAAGACTTACGTATACATTTAGACAAGAAAAACCGTGCTGGTAAAGCTGTTTCAGTGGTAAAAGGTTTTATTGGTACGGCTGACGATTTAAACGAACTGGGTTCTAAACTCAAAAAGTTATGTGGTGTAGGTGGCAGTGTAAAAGAAGGCGAAATACTGATACAAGGCGATTTTAGGGATAAAATATTGGCCTACTTAATGAAAGAAAACTACAAAGTAAAAAAGGCCGGAGGTTAG